One window of Cervus canadensis isolate Bull #8, Minnesota chromosome 19, ASM1932006v1, whole genome shotgun sequence genomic DNA carries:
- the LOC122421999 gene encoding 40S ribosomal protein S27-like — protein MPLEKDLLHPSPEEEKRKHKKKRLVQSPNSYFMDVKHSGCYKITTVFSHAQTVVLCVGCSTILCQPTGGKARLTEGCSFRWK, from the coding sequence ATGCCTCTCGAAAAGGATCTTCTTCATCCCTCtccagaagaggaaaagaggaaacacAAGAAGAAGCGCCTGGTGCAGAGCCCCAATTCCTATTTCATGGATGTAAAACACTCAGGATGCTATAAAATCACCACCGTTTTCAGCCATGCACAAACAGTAGTTTTGTGTGTTGGCTGCTCTACCATCCTCTGTCAGCCTACAGGAGGAAAAGCAAGGCTTACAGAAGGATGCTCCTTCAGATGGAAGTAA